In the genome of Sebastes umbrosus isolate fSebUmb1 chromosome 14, fSebUmb1.pri, whole genome shotgun sequence, one region contains:
- the LOC119501449 gene encoding uncharacterized protein LOC119501449: protein MERTNMSAARKELQEALCCYTADTLIYIDTVREFCERSPKWMLGREKELHMMVDIKDRADSIGLSIGHVTQSENRGKRGNAIWEYMKSKVTADSRRAELEKELAAVLKDTLRGLEKLHSFLDAVENLAVTSLHVFMEENQGLHLPEGISLEQVQVVITAAREICHLLLKFKRDASVFFLPKLQNVEVLSYQLDRYIQTTQKICEKLEKSSFSDFFLNMNTKTLVDLDVDLSEDDIQRMLHHINQLDEIRVNQSFRTVFLFQEEPCSGFISEFSERKPRMLKFLVDLEENAVQLDRMNKGAKISSVAGSSVGLAGGVLSIIGLALIPVTAGASLVLTMTGVGLGITSGVNSVVTTATEVGVNCKHQKKASETFQSFMEDVQCLQDCLEEVTKRETSQIDVVVGVGKVLGKVCAIGKGIDGLVDAASAVKLLKTEELAVSAGRVAVQEGKALRNVPRMAADIPDIGQAAVKGPLALSNSARAGFIGLNALFLGMDVVFICKDSISLAKGSETEVSQFIRARAALWRSEMDSWQKIHDFLCEGQLTSKKNKADLETPFYPEREMKQLGETKMGIPFDEVDEK, encoded by the exons ATGGAGAGGACAAACATGTCTGCTGCAAG AAAAGAACTACAGGAGGCCTTGTGCTGCTACACCGCAGATACCCTCATCTACATCGACACAGTGAGAGAGTTCTGTGAGAGGAGCCCTAAATGGATGCttgggagggagaaagagttgCACATGATGGTGGACATCAAAGATAGGGCTGACAGCATCGGCCTAAGCATCGGCCATGTTACCCAGTCAGAGAACAGAGGTAAGAGGGGTAATGCAATTTGGGAATATATGAAGAGCAAGGTGACTGCAGACAGCAGACGTGCAGAGCTGGAGAAGGAGCTGGCTGCTGTGCTGAAGGACACTCTGAGAGGCCTGGAGAAGCTCCACAGCTTCCTGGATGCAGTAGAGAATCTGGCGGTCACCTCACTCCATGTGTTCATGGAGGAGAACCAGGGGTTACATTTGCCAGAAGGGATCAGCCTCGAACAAGTTCAGGTTGTCATCACTGCTGCACGGGAAATCTGCCATCTCCTCCTCAAGTTTAAAAGAGATGCAAGTGTCTTCTTCCTTCCCAAACTTCAGAATGTGGAAGTGCTGTCATATCAGCTGGACAGATACATCCAGACCACCCAGAAAATCTGTGAGAAGTTAGAGAAAAG CTCCTTCAGTGACTTTTTCCTGAATATGAACACCAAAACTCTGGTAGACCTCGATGTGGATTTGTCTGAAGATGACATACAAAGGATGCTTCATCACATTAATCAGCTTGATGAAATCAG GGTGAACCAGAGCTTCAGGACAGTGTTCCTGTTTCAGGAGGAACCATGTTCTGGCTTCATCAGTGAGTTCAGCGAGCGAAAGCCCAGGATGCTGAAGTTTCTAGTAGACCTGGAGGAGAATGCTGTTCAGCTAGACAGGATGAATAAGGGGGCAAAGATCTCCAGTGTGGCAGGCAGCTCGGTGGGGTTAGCTGGAGGTGTGCTTTCCATCATTGGTTTGGCATTAATTCCTGTAACAGCTGGAGCGTCTCTAGTTCTGACAATGACTGGGGTGGGGCTGGGAATTACCAGCGGAGTCAACAGTGTCGTCACCACCGCCACAGAGGTTGGCGTGAACTGTAAACATCAAAAGAAAGCCAGTGAGACCTTCCAGAGCTTCATGGAGGATGTGCAGTGTCTCCAGGATTGTCTGGAGGAGGTCACCAAAAGGGAAACGAGCCAGATAGATGTGGTTGTTGGAGTGGGCAAGGTGCTTGGTAAAGTTTGTGCTATTGGGAAGGGTATTGATGGGCTTGTTGATGCTGCCTCAGCTGTTAAGTTGTTAAAAACTGAGGAGCTGGCTGTAAGTGCTGGCAGAGTGGCAGTGCAGGAAGGAAAAGCATTACGTAACGTGCCCAGGATGGCGGCAGATATCCCAGATATTGGTCAGGCAGCAGTCAAAGGGCCTCTTGCCCTCTCCAACTCAGCCAGAGCCGGTTTCATCGGGCTCAACGCTCTCTTCCTCGGCATGGATGTCGTCTTCATCTGTAAAGACAGCATCAGTCTGGCCAAAGGCAGCGAGACTGAAGTCTCTCAGTTCATCAGAGCCAGAGCTGCACTCTGGCGTTCAGAGATGGACTCATGGCAGAAGATCCATGACTTCCTTTGTGAAGGTCAGCTGAcatcaaagaaaaataaagctgACCTGGAGACGCCATTTtatccagagagagagatgaagcaaCTCGGAGAAACAAAAATGGGAATTCCATTTGATGAAGTGGATGAAAAGTGA
- the LOC119501448 gene encoding uncharacterized protein LOC119501448 codes for MERTNMSAARKELQEALCCYTADTLIYIDTVREFCERSPKWMLATETESHMMVDIKDRAESIDLSISHVTQSENKGKRGKAFLEYMKSKFTQVTADSRRAELEKELAAVLKDTLSGLEKLHSFLDAVENLAVTSLHVFMEENQALHLPEGISLEQVQVVITAAREICPLLVEFKRDTSVFFLPKLQNVEVLSYQLDKYIQTTQTICEKLEKSSFSDFFLNLNDETLVDLDVDLSEDDIQRMLHHINQLDEIRMNESFRTVFLFQEEPCSGFISEFSERKPRMLKFLVDLEENAVQLDRMNKGAKISSVAGSSVGAAGGVLSIIGLALIPVTAGASLILTMTGVGLGITSGVNSLVTTGTEIGVNHKHQKKASKTFKSFSEDVQCLKDCLEEVTKRGMSKIDVVVGVGKVIGNVCAIGKAIDGIVDAASAFKLLKTEELVVSAGRVALQEGKALRNAPRVAADIPDIGQAVVKGPLALSKSARAGFIGLNALFLGMDVFFICKDSISLAKGSETEFSQFIRARAALWRSEIDSWQKIHDFLCEGQLTSKENKAVLEMPFYPEREMNTKLVLVAFLFLMFLIVVTYCLSS; via the exons aaaagAACTACAGGAGGCCTTGTGCTGCTACACCGCAGATACCCTCATCTACATCGACACAGTGAGAGAGTTCTGTGAGAGGAGCCCTAAATGGATGCTTGCGACGGAGACAGAGTCGCACATGATGGTGGACATCAAAGATAGGGCTGAGAGCATCGACCTAAGCATCAGCCATGTTACCCAGTCAGAGAACAAAGGTAAGAGAGGTAAGGCCTTTTTGGAATATATGAAGAGCAAGTTCACCCAGGTGACTGCAGACAGCAGACGTGCAGAGCTGGAGAAGGAGCTGGCTGCTGTGCTGAAGGACACTCTGAGTGGCCTGGAGAAGCTCCACAGCTTCCTGGATGCAGTGGAGAATCTGGCGGTCACCTCACTCCATGTGTTCATGGAGGAGAACCAGGCATTACATTTGCCAGAAGGGATCAGCCTCGAACAAGTTCAGGTTGTCATCACGGCTGCACGGGAAATCTGCCCTCTCCTCGTCGAGTTTAAAAGAGATACAAGTGTCTTCTTCCTTCCCAAACTTCAGAATGTGGAAGTGCTGTCATATCAGCTGGACAAATACATCCAGACCACCCAGACAATCTGTGAGAAGTTAGAGAAAAG CTCCTTCAGTGACTTTTTCCTGAATTTGAACGACGAAACTCTGGTAGACCTCGATGTGGATTTGTCTGAAGATGACATACAAAGGATGCTTCATCACATTAATCAGCTTGATGAAATCAG GATGAATGAGAGCTTCCGGACGGTGTTCCTGTTTCAGGAGGAACCATGTTCTGGCTTCATCAGTGAGTTCAGCGAGCGAAAGCCCAGGATGCTGAAGTTTTTAGTAGACCTGGAGGAGAATGCTGTTCAGCTAGACAGGATGAATAAGGGGGCAAAGATCTCCAGTGTGGCAGGCAGCTCAGTGGGGGCAGCTGGAGGTGTGCTTTCCATCATTGGTTTGGCATTAATTCCTGTAACAGCTGGAGCGTCTCTAATTCTGACAATGACTGGGGTGGGGCTGGGAATTACCAGCGGAGTCAACAGTTTAGTCACCACCGGCACAGAGATTGGCGTTAACCATAAACATCAAAAGAAAGCCAGTAAGACCTTCAAGAGCTTCAGTGAGGATGTGCAGTGTCTCAAGGATTGTCTAGAGGAGGTCACCAAAAGGGGAATGAGCAAGATTGATGTGGTTGTGGGAGTAGGCAAGGTGATTGGTAACGTTTGTGCTATTGGGAAGGCTATCGATGGGATTGTTGATGCTGCCTCAGCTTTTAAGTTGTTAAAAACTGAGGAGCTGGTTGTAAGTGCTGGCAGAGTGGCATTGCAGGAAGGAAAAGCATTACGTAACGCGCCCAGGGTGGCGGCAGATATCCCAGATATTGGTCAGGCAGTAGTCAAAGGGCCTCTTGCCCTCTCCAAGTCAGCAAGAGCCGGTTTCATCGGGCTCAACGCTCTCTTCCTCGGCATGGATGTCTTCTTCATCTGTAAAGACAGCATCAGTCTGGCCAAAGGCAGCGAGACTGAATTCTCTCAGTTCATCAGAGCCAGAGCTGCACTCTGGCGTTCAGAGATTGACTCATGGCAGAAGATCCATGACTTCCTGTGCGAAGGTCAGCTGACATCAAAGGAAAACAAAGCTGTCCTGGAGATGCCATTTTAtccagagagggagatgaacaCAAAGCTGGTTCTGGTTGCCTTCTTattcttaatgtttttaattgtggTGACATACTGCCTCAGTTCttga
- the LOC119501447 gene encoding uncharacterized protein LOC119501447 isoform X2: MLGRETELNMMVDIKERADSIDLSIGHFTQSENRGKAFLEYMKSKFTQVTADSRRAELEKELAAVLKDTLRGLEKLHCFLDAVENLAVTSLHVFMEENQALHLPKGISLEQVQVVITAARKICHLLLEFKRDTSVFFLPKLQNVEVLSYQLDRYIQTTQKICEKLEKSSFSDFCLNMNDETLVDLDVDLSEDEIQRMLHHINQLDEIRMKQSFRTVFLFQEEPCSGFISEFSERKPRMLQFLEDLEENAVQLDRMNKGAKISSVAGSSVGAAGGVLSIVGLALIPVTAGASLVLTMTGVGLGITSGVNSIVTTATEVGVNRKHQKEASETFQSFMEDVQCLQDCLEEVTKRETSQIDVAVGVGKVLSKVCVVGKGIDGLVDFASAAKLLKTEELAVSAGKVALQEGKALRNVPRVAADIPDIGQAAAKAPLAFSKSARAGLIGLNALFLGMDVFFICKDSISLAKGSETEFSQFIRARAALWRSEIDSWQKIHDFLDKGQLTSKQNKAVLETLFYPESEMKKLGETEMEIPVDEVDEKEKVEEESSNAIQ, encoded by the exons ATGCTTGGGAGGGAGACAGAGTTGAACATGATGGTGGACAtcaaagaaagggctgacagcatcGACTTAAGCATTGGCCATTTTACCCAGTCAGAGAACAGAGGTAAGGCCTTTTTGGAATATATGAAGAGCAAGTTCACCCAGGTGACTGCAGACAGCAGACGTGCAGAGCTGGAGAAGGAGCTGGCTGCTGTACTGAAGGACACTCTGAGAGGCCTGGAGAAGCTCCACTGCTTCCTGGATGCAGTAGAGAATCTGGCGGTCACCTCACTCCATGTGTTCATGGAGGAGAACCAGGCGTTACATTTGCCGAAAGGGATCAGCCTCGAACAAGTTCAGGTTGTCATCACTGCTGCACGGAAAATCTGCCATCTCCTCCTCGAGTTTAAAAGAGATACAAGTGTCTTCTTCCTTCCCAAACTTCAGAATGTGGAAGTGCTGTCATATCAGCTGGACAGATACATCCAGACCACCCAGAAAATCTGTGAGAAGTTAGAGAAAAG CTCCTTCAGTGACTTTTGCCTGAATATGAACGATGAAACTCTGGTAGACCTCGATGTGGATTTGTCTGAAGATGAGATACAAAGGATGCTTCATCACATTAATCAGCTTGATGAAATCAG GATGAAACAGAGCTTCCGGACGGTGTTCCTGTTTCAGGAGGAACCATGTTCTGGCTTCATCAGTGAGTTCAGCGAGCGAAAGCCCAGGATGCTGCAGTTTCTAGAAGACCTGGAGGAGAATGCTGTTCAGCTGGACAGGATGAATAAGGGGGCAAAGATCTCCAGTGTGGCAGGCAGCTCGGTGGGGGCAGCTGGAGGTGTGCTTTCCATCGTTGGTTTGGCATTAATTCCTGTAACAGCTGGAGCGTCTCTAGTTCTGACAATGACTGGGGTGGGGCTGGGAATTACCAGCGGAGTCAACAGTATCGTCACCACCGCCACAGAGGTTGGCGTGAACCGTAAACATCAAAAGGAAGCCAGTGAGACCTTCCAGAGCTTCATGGAGGATGTGCAGTGTCTCCAGGACTGTCTGGAGGAGGTCACCAAAAGGGAAACGAGCCAGATAGATGTGGCTGTGGGAGTAGGCAAGGTGCTTAGTAAAGTTTGTGTTGTTGGGAAGGGTATTGATGGGCTTGTTGATTTTGCCTCAGCTGCTAAATTGTTAAAAACTGAGGAGCTGGCTGTAAGTGCTGGCAAAGTGGCATTGCAGGAAGGAAAAGCATTACGTAACGTGCCCAGGGTGGCGGCAGATATCCCAGATATTGGTCAGGCAGCAGCCAAAGCGCCTCTCGCCTTCTCCAAGTCAGCCAGAGCCGGTCTCATCGGGCTCAACGCTCTCTTCCTCGGCATGGATGTCTTCTTCATCTGTAAAGATAGCATCAGTCTGGCCAAAGGCAGCGAGACTGAATTCTCTCAGTTCATCAGAGCCAGAGCTGCACTCTGGCGTTCAGAGATTGACTCATGGCAGAAGATCCATGACTTCCTTGACAAAGGTCAGCTGACatcaaagcaaaacaaagcTGTCCTGGAGACGCTATTTTATCCAGAGAGTGAGATGAAGAAACTCGGAGAAACAGAAATGGAAATTCCAGTTGATGAAgtggatgaaaaagaaaaagtggaaGAGGAAAGTTCTAATGCAATACAGTAG
- the LOC119501447 gene encoding uncharacterized protein LOC119501447 isoform X1, whose protein sequence is MERTNMSAARKELQEALCCYTADTLIYIDTVREFCERSPKWMLGRETELNMMVDIKERADSIDLSIGHFTQSENRGKAFLEYMKSKFTQVTADSRRAELEKELAAVLKDTLRGLEKLHCFLDAVENLAVTSLHVFMEENQALHLPKGISLEQVQVVITAARKICHLLLEFKRDTSVFFLPKLQNVEVLSYQLDRYIQTTQKICEKLEKSSFSDFCLNMNDETLVDLDVDLSEDEIQRMLHHINQLDEIRMKQSFRTVFLFQEEPCSGFISEFSERKPRMLQFLEDLEENAVQLDRMNKGAKISSVAGSSVGAAGGVLSIVGLALIPVTAGASLVLTMTGVGLGITSGVNSIVTTATEVGVNRKHQKEASETFQSFMEDVQCLQDCLEEVTKRETSQIDVAVGVGKVLSKVCVVGKGIDGLVDFASAAKLLKTEELAVSAGKVALQEGKALRNVPRVAADIPDIGQAAAKAPLAFSKSARAGLIGLNALFLGMDVFFICKDSISLAKGSETEFSQFIRARAALWRSEIDSWQKIHDFLDKGQLTSKQNKAVLETLFYPESEMKKLGETEMEIPVDEVDEKEKVEEESSNAIQ, encoded by the exons ATGGAGAGGACAAACATGTCTGCTGCAAG aaaagAACTACAGGAGGCCTTGTGCTGCTACACCGCAGATACCCTCATCTACATCGACACAGTGAGAGAGTTCTGTGAGAGGAGCCCTAAATGGATGCTTGGGAGGGAGACAGAGTTGAACATGATGGTGGACAtcaaagaaagggctgacagcatcGACTTAAGCATTGGCCATTTTACCCAGTCAGAGAACAGAGGTAAGGCCTTTTTGGAATATATGAAGAGCAAGTTCACCCAGGTGACTGCAGACAGCAGACGTGCAGAGCTGGAGAAGGAGCTGGCTGCTGTACTGAAGGACACTCTGAGAGGCCTGGAGAAGCTCCACTGCTTCCTGGATGCAGTAGAGAATCTGGCGGTCACCTCACTCCATGTGTTCATGGAGGAGAACCAGGCGTTACATTTGCCGAAAGGGATCAGCCTCGAACAAGTTCAGGTTGTCATCACTGCTGCACGGAAAATCTGCCATCTCCTCCTCGAGTTTAAAAGAGATACAAGTGTCTTCTTCCTTCCCAAACTTCAGAATGTGGAAGTGCTGTCATATCAGCTGGACAGATACATCCAGACCACCCAGAAAATCTGTGAGAAGTTAGAGAAAAG CTCCTTCAGTGACTTTTGCCTGAATATGAACGATGAAACTCTGGTAGACCTCGATGTGGATTTGTCTGAAGATGAGATACAAAGGATGCTTCATCACATTAATCAGCTTGATGAAATCAG GATGAAACAGAGCTTCCGGACGGTGTTCCTGTTTCAGGAGGAACCATGTTCTGGCTTCATCAGTGAGTTCAGCGAGCGAAAGCCCAGGATGCTGCAGTTTCTAGAAGACCTGGAGGAGAATGCTGTTCAGCTGGACAGGATGAATAAGGGGGCAAAGATCTCCAGTGTGGCAGGCAGCTCGGTGGGGGCAGCTGGAGGTGTGCTTTCCATCGTTGGTTTGGCATTAATTCCTGTAACAGCTGGAGCGTCTCTAGTTCTGACAATGACTGGGGTGGGGCTGGGAATTACCAGCGGAGTCAACAGTATCGTCACCACCGCCACAGAGGTTGGCGTGAACCGTAAACATCAAAAGGAAGCCAGTGAGACCTTCCAGAGCTTCATGGAGGATGTGCAGTGTCTCCAGGACTGTCTGGAGGAGGTCACCAAAAGGGAAACGAGCCAGATAGATGTGGCTGTGGGAGTAGGCAAGGTGCTTAGTAAAGTTTGTGTTGTTGGGAAGGGTATTGATGGGCTTGTTGATTTTGCCTCAGCTGCTAAATTGTTAAAAACTGAGGAGCTGGCTGTAAGTGCTGGCAAAGTGGCATTGCAGGAAGGAAAAGCATTACGTAACGTGCCCAGGGTGGCGGCAGATATCCCAGATATTGGTCAGGCAGCAGCCAAAGCGCCTCTCGCCTTCTCCAAGTCAGCCAGAGCCGGTCTCATCGGGCTCAACGCTCTCTTCCTCGGCATGGATGTCTTCTTCATCTGTAAAGATAGCATCAGTCTGGCCAAAGGCAGCGAGACTGAATTCTCTCAGTTCATCAGAGCCAGAGCTGCACTCTGGCGTTCAGAGATTGACTCATGGCAGAAGATCCATGACTTCCTTGACAAAGGTCAGCTGACatcaaagcaaaacaaagcTGTCCTGGAGACGCTATTTTATCCAGAGAGTGAGATGAAGAAACTCGGAGAAACAGAAATGGAAATTCCAGTTGATGAAgtggatgaaaaagaaaaagtggaaGAGGAAAGTTCTAATGCAATACAGTAG